A region from the Saccharomonospora azurea NA-128 genome encodes:
- a CDS encoding P-loop NTPase fold protein — translation MNSFAGHEGGVHAVAISGDRVLTGGEDRLVRQWDLHTGALRREFTGHAKPVRALAVHGDTMVTCDEGGHVTTWSLRSGEPVRQSRTDSRWALTATAVAAGSGRAAVVAGLANGDVVLHEVDSNSTRRLLATAAWVRAVAVTPDCTRAAAVVENAGVHVIDLASGRTRRLGDATVTAVALRGGAVLTGAADGSVVLGNADIGTDLARFSGPTFPVSTVEFAGDTHVVAAADDGTIHVWDRTRPDDPLVLHGHLSHVLGIAAAPDAERVVSIGDDRTIRVWDHLVGLQVAGTGFDESAVEPSRTATPTSDQASEHDLLGFHQDVRTLAAVIADRATEPPLCVALLGPWGSGKSSFLRQLHERVERMADLSRNNPGRSTFAATVRQVRFNAWHYHDDELWVGLVEQLFADLADDVDDVERTREELRVRLRGLESVRDHVDRSRVTRTLRLLTSGTDPATASRRRRAAVVSAVVGLLGVAAALLGWLHYENELITTAGAVLAFVTGLVSVASTLESVRSALAPLGSSVRDTVTARRAELDDEIRDVRERLHQLDAAHRLERLVEEVRHGRYERYRGLLGRVHDDLRALDRDMQEARREWVHSGAHGAPPLERIVLYIDDLDRCEPKKVVDVLAAVHLLLALPLFVVVVAVDPRWLHKCLQEAELSPEYLDKVFQIVFTLRPMGSRTTTLVDALLPPGLAEEEAPHPAPTPDTDVTPTTDGEHRPSIPAPTPSRDRVEVRELRTRQLRLRDTEREYIHRIAPRLPTPRAVKKLVNLYRLVRVGIHDDEFESFPYRVVLDLLGLLVSDPTAARETFVSILTSDDPGGAVPLELRGKMVNDLQTYQTWIGTIARFGFDTHDLVTA, via the coding sequence ATGAACAGCTTCGCAGGCCACGAGGGTGGTGTCCACGCCGTGGCGATCTCCGGAGACCGCGTGCTCACCGGCGGCGAGGACCGGCTGGTCCGGCAATGGGATCTGCACACCGGTGCGCTGCGACGCGAGTTCACCGGTCACGCGAAACCCGTGCGGGCACTCGCCGTGCACGGCGACACGATGGTCACCTGCGACGAGGGTGGCCACGTCACCACCTGGTCGCTGCGTTCCGGCGAACCGGTCCGGCAGAGTCGGACGGACTCCCGCTGGGCCCTCACCGCCACCGCCGTCGCGGCGGGGTCCGGCCGGGCGGCCGTGGTCGCGGGTCTCGCCAACGGCGACGTCGTGCTCCACGAGGTGGACAGCAACTCGACCCGGCGGCTGCTGGCGACCGCGGCGTGGGTGCGCGCGGTCGCGGTCACCCCCGACTGCACCCGAGCCGCGGCGGTCGTGGAGAACGCGGGCGTCCACGTGATCGACCTCGCGTCCGGCCGCACTCGGCGCCTGGGTGACGCCACCGTCACCGCCGTCGCGCTGCGCGGCGGTGCCGTGCTGACCGGCGCGGCGGACGGCAGTGTGGTCCTCGGCAACGCCGACATCGGAACCGACCTCGCCCGCTTCTCCGGTCCGACGTTCCCGGTCTCCACCGTGGAGTTCGCCGGCGACACGCACGTGGTCGCGGCCGCCGACGACGGCACGATCCACGTCTGGGACCGCACCCGGCCGGACGACCCGCTCGTGCTGCACGGGCACCTCAGCCACGTGCTCGGTATCGCCGCCGCACCGGACGCCGAGCGCGTCGTCAGCATCGGCGACGACCGGACCATCCGGGTCTGGGACCACCTCGTGGGCCTGCAGGTGGCCGGCACCGGATTCGACGAGTCGGCGGTGGAACCGTCGCGCACGGCGACCCCCACGAGCGACCAGGCGAGCGAGCACGACCTCCTCGGCTTCCACCAGGACGTCCGCACACTCGCCGCGGTGATCGCCGACCGCGCCACCGAACCGCCGCTGTGTGTGGCGCTGTTGGGACCGTGGGGGTCGGGCAAGTCCAGTTTCCTGCGGCAACTCCACGAGCGGGTCGAGCGGATGGCCGACCTCTCCCGCAACAATCCGGGTCGCAGCACCTTCGCCGCCACCGTCCGGCAGGTGCGGTTCAACGCCTGGCACTACCACGACGACGAGCTGTGGGTCGGGTTGGTGGAGCAGCTCTTCGCCGATCTCGCCGACGACGTCGACGACGTCGAGCGAACCCGTGAGGAGCTGCGCGTCCGCCTGCGCGGTCTGGAAAGTGTGCGCGACCACGTCGACCGCTCGCGGGTGACCCGCACGCTCCGGCTGCTGACGTCCGGGACCGATCCGGCGACCGCGTCGCGACGCCGACGGGCCGCGGTGGTCTCCGCAGTGGTGGGGCTGCTCGGTGTCGCGGCCGCGCTGTTGGGCTGGCTCCACTACGAGAACGAGTTGATCACCACCGCGGGCGCGGTCCTCGCGTTCGTCACCGGCCTGGTCTCCGTGGCGAGCACGCTCGAATCGGTCCGCAGCGCCCTGGCTCCGCTGGGGTCGAGCGTCCGTGACACCGTCACCGCCAGGCGGGCAGAGCTCGACGACGAGATCCGGGACGTGCGGGAGCGGTTGCACCAACTCGACGCCGCCCATCGGCTGGAGCGACTCGTCGAGGAGGTGCGCCACGGCCGCTACGAGCGCTATCGGGGGCTGCTCGGACGGGTGCACGACGACCTGCGGGCGTTGGATCGCGACATGCAGGAGGCCCGGCGCGAGTGGGTGCACTCCGGAGCTCACGGGGCACCTCCGCTGGAACGCATCGTGCTCTACATCGACGATCTGGATCGGTGCGAGCCGAAGAAGGTCGTGGACGTCCTCGCCGCCGTGCACCTCCTGCTGGCGCTTCCGCTCTTCGTCGTCGTGGTTGCGGTGGACCCGCGGTGGCTGCACAAGTGCCTGCAGGAGGCCGAGCTGTCGCCCGAGTACCTCGACAAGGTTTTCCAGATCGTCTTCACACTGCGCCCCATGGGGTCGCGCACCACGACGTTGGTCGATGCGCTCCTGCCGCCCGGTCTCGCCGAGGAGGAGGCGCCACACCCCGCGCCGACACCGGACACCGACGTCACTCCCACGACCGACGGAGAGCACCGACCGTCGATTCCCGCCCCGACGCCGTCCCGGGACCGCGTGGAAGTGCGCGAACTGCGCACCCGGCAACTACGGCTGCGGGACACCGAGCGCGAGTACATCCATCGAATCGCTCCCCGCCTTCCCACGCCCCGCGCGGTGAAGAAACTGGTGAATCTCTACCGCCTGGTGAGGGTCGGAATTCACGACGACGAATTCGAGTCGTTCCCGTATCGTGTCGTGCTCGACCTGCTGGGCCTGCTGGTTTCCGACCCCACCGCCGCTCGCGAAACGTTCGTTTCGATTTTGACGAGCGACGACCCCGGAGGCGCCGTTCCACTTGAATTGCGCGGGAAGATGGTCAATGATCTTCAGACATATCAAACGTGGATCGGCACAATTGCGCGTTTCGGTTTCGACACGCACGATCTCGTGACGGCGTGA
- a CDS encoding SGNH/GDSL hydrolase family protein yields the protein MRPMRSRIAAGVASAVLSLTLIAAPAVAAEPTAHHGGDWVGSWHAAMTEPAASGPSAEGFTDTTLRQVAHVSVGGDSVRVRFSNAYGDAPLTLGSVTVAPRGDDAAGTPDVEPGAVTPVTFNGRTSTTIPAGADWLSDPVDITVPDDSDLVVSTYLPGPTGPATFHSRAYATSFTAQGDATSDPGSAFTTLDTSRYFLSGVDVTARARGAVVFFGDSITDGVVSTVDANLRYPDQVADRLLSRPGPRRCGVLNSGISGNRLLTDAGANGDSALSRFDRDVLSRPGVRSVVLLEGINDIGNSRGEVEPEQLIAVYRQFIDRAHDAGLDVVGATLTPFEGAGYYTEAGEADRQAVNEWIRTSGEFDAVVDFDAAVRDPQHPTRFLPAYDVGDHLHPNDEGFAAMADAVDLKTLC from the coding sequence ATGAGGCCCATGCGATCACGGATCGCAGCTGGTGTGGCAAGCGCTGTCCTCTCCCTGACACTGATCGCCGCTCCCGCCGTCGCGGCGGAGCCCACCGCCCACCACGGCGGCGACTGGGTCGGCAGCTGGCACGCCGCGATGACGGAACCGGCCGCGAGCGGACCCTCGGCCGAGGGGTTCACCGACACCACGCTGCGGCAGGTGGCGCACGTGTCCGTGGGCGGTGACTCAGTGCGCGTGCGGTTCAGCAACGCCTACGGCGACGCCCCACTCACCCTCGGCTCCGTCACCGTGGCCCCCAGGGGTGACGACGCCGCCGGAACCCCCGACGTCGAACCCGGCGCGGTGACACCCGTGACCTTCAACGGCCGAACTTCGACCACCATCCCCGCGGGCGCGGACTGGCTCTCCGACCCCGTCGACATCACCGTGCCGGACGACTCCGACCTCGTCGTCAGCACCTACCTACCCGGACCGACCGGGCCGGCGACCTTCCACTCGCGCGCGTACGCGACGTCGTTCACGGCACAGGGCGACGCGACGAGCGACCCGGGCTCCGCGTTCACGACGCTCGACACCTCGCGCTACTTCCTCAGCGGCGTGGACGTCACGGCGCGCGCCCGGGGGGCCGTCGTGTTCTTCGGCGACTCCATTACCGACGGTGTCGTGTCCACCGTAGATGCGAATCTCCGCTACCCGGACCAGGTCGCCGACCGGCTGCTGTCCCGCCCGGGGCCGCGCCGGTGCGGGGTCCTCAACAGCGGCATCAGCGGCAACCGGCTCCTCACCGACGCCGGCGCGAACGGCGACTCGGCGCTGTCCCGGTTCGACCGCGACGTCCTCAGCAGGCCGGGCGTGCGCTCGGTCGTGTTACTCGAAGGCATCAACGACATCGGCAACAGCCGGGGCGAGGTCGAGCCGGAGCAGCTCATCGCCGTCTACCGCCAGTTCATCGACCGGGCGCACGACGCGGGCCTCGACGTGGTCGGCGCGACGCTGACGCCGTTCGAGGGCGCCGGCTACTACACCGAGGCGGGAGAGGCCGACCGCCAGGCCGTCAACGAGTGGATCCGCACCTCGGGCGAGTTCGACGCCGTCGTCGACTTCGACGCGGCCGTGCGCGATCCGCAGCACCCGACGCGATTCCTGCCCGCCTACGACGTCGGCGACCACCTGCATCCGAACGACGAGGGCTTCGCCGCGATGGCCGACGCCGTCGATCTGAAGACCCTCTGCTGA
- a CDS encoding GntR family transcriptional regulator, with protein MLDRTDGRPLHQQVAESLRQEIVGHDLPPGSTLPSEAELCARFGVGRSVVRQAVAGLAADGLVIRRQGRPTVVAEPTEYRRLVQRATGLFDQFARRGHDIRTTVVGLEKATPPAPARASLGTSACLKLERIRLVDDEPLSYVRTWLPAARVSELDADDLVDASLHRLLSQRYGLRPVSGQRQVRAVAADERLAAALDIGVGTPLLLLEGETADQHGRPLEWFSAWHRADRVVFDIDVSETAETLTLDAASPREPAGAPTGRSRPTSEDLARARELVEELRTLLD; from the coding sequence ATGCTCGACCGGACGGACGGCCGACCGCTGCACCAGCAGGTCGCGGAGTCGTTGCGCCAGGAGATCGTGGGGCACGACCTTCCGCCCGGATCGACCCTGCCCAGTGAAGCGGAGCTCTGCGCCCGTTTCGGTGTGGGTCGCAGTGTCGTTCGCCAGGCCGTCGCCGGGCTCGCCGCCGACGGCCTGGTGATCCGGCGGCAGGGCAGGCCGACGGTGGTGGCCGAGCCCACCGAGTACCGCAGGCTGGTGCAGCGGGCGACCGGTCTGTTCGACCAGTTCGCGCGGCGGGGTCACGACATCAGGACGACCGTCGTGGGGTTGGAGAAGGCGACGCCGCCCGCCCCCGCGCGGGCGTCGCTCGGCACCTCGGCGTGCCTGAAGCTCGAACGGATCCGGTTGGTCGACGACGAACCGCTGTCCTACGTGCGAACGTGGCTGCCCGCCGCGCGAGTGTCCGAACTGGACGCCGACGACCTCGTGGACGCCTCCCTGCACCGACTTCTCTCGCAGCGCTACGGGCTGCGCCCGGTGAGCGGGCAGCGTCAGGTGCGCGCCGTCGCGGCGGACGAGCGCCTCGCCGCGGCGTTGGACATCGGGGTCGGCACTCCGCTGCTGCTGCTCGAAGGAGAGACCGCCGACCAGCACGGACGTCCGCTGGAATGGTTCTCCGCCTGGCACCGGGCCGACCGCGTGGTGTTCGACATCGACGTCTCGGAGACCGCGGAGACGCTCACACTCGACGCCGCGTCGCCACGCGAGCCCGCCGGAGCGCCCACCGGCCGGTCACGCCCGACGTCCGAGGATCTGGCGCGGGCGCGGGAACTCGTCGAGGAACTGCGCACGCTGCTGGACTGA
- the pdxA gene encoding 4-hydroxythreonine-4-phosphate dehydrogenase PdxA → MNDQQLPTLALTLGDVAGIGPEITVRTLLDHPDLRTVCKPVVIGDAAALRKAAEVLGRSPDSVRVVDSPEAATGDPALVEVIQDGPDLGDVPYGELDPRAGDAAARFVMTACALAREGRVAGIVTAPLNKAAMHAGGHNWPGHTELLAHEFGVKNFSLVLSAGELYFFHLTTHVSLRDAIAGVTPERTDSVLRLVGSFARALGRPDEAIGLAGLNPHAGENRLFGDEDADVLAPAVERARAAGINAVGPLPADALIPAAVKGKWKFVVVCYHDQGHAPFKAVYGDDGVNITVGLPVVRVSVDHGTAFDIAGKGIAREASLVLATRRAAELAPAWHEVWATARAGEVS, encoded by the coding sequence GTGAACGACCAGCAGCTGCCCACGCTCGCCCTCACCCTGGGCGACGTCGCCGGGATCGGACCGGAGATCACCGTCCGGACGCTGCTCGACCACCCCGACCTGCGCACGGTCTGCAAGCCCGTGGTGATCGGCGACGCCGCCGCGCTCCGCAAGGCGGCCGAGGTGCTCGGCAGGAGCCCCGACAGTGTGCGCGTCGTCGACTCGCCCGAGGCCGCCACCGGCGATCCGGCGCTCGTCGAGGTGATCCAGGACGGCCCCGACCTCGGCGACGTGCCCTACGGTGAGCTCGACCCGCGCGCGGGTGACGCCGCCGCCCGGTTCGTCATGACCGCCTGCGCCCTCGCCCGTGAAGGCCGGGTGGCCGGCATCGTCACGGCGCCGCTGAACAAGGCCGCGATGCACGCGGGCGGGCACAACTGGCCCGGCCACACCGAGCTTCTGGCCCACGAGTTCGGGGTGAAGAACTTCAGCCTGGTGCTCTCGGCCGGAGAGCTGTACTTCTTCCACCTCACCACGCACGTCTCGCTGCGCGACGCGATCGCGGGCGTGACCCCGGAACGCACCGACAGCGTGCTGCGCCTCGTCGGATCGTTCGCCCGGGCGCTCGGCCGCCCCGACGAAGCGATCGGCCTTGCGGGGCTGAACCCCCACGCCGGGGAGAACCGCCTGTTCGGCGACGAGGACGCCGACGTGCTCGCCCCCGCCGTGGAGCGGGCCCGGGCCGCGGGCATCAACGCCGTGGGCCCGCTGCCCGCCGACGCGTTGATCCCCGCCGCGGTCAAGGGCAAGTGGAAGTTCGTGGTCGTGTGCTACCACGACCAGGGCCACGCGCCGTTCAAGGCCGTCTACGGCGACGACGGCGTCAACATCACGGTCGGCCTGCCCGTCGTCCGCGTGTCGGTGGACCACGGCACCGCGTTCGACATCGCGGGCAAGGGCATCGCGCGGGAGGCCAGCCTGGTGCTCGCCACCCGCAGGGCCGCGGAACTGGCGCCCGCGTGGCACGAGGTGTGGGCGACCGCCCGCGCCGGCGAGGTCTCGTAG
- a CDS encoding four-carbon acid sugar kinase family protein: MTPQVAVIADDLTGAGDTALQFTEAGWTSELLLHTGTSTAEVVAVTTDSRALDPAEAAQRVRDATAEFLGAGVPRLYKKIDSTVRGPVRAEIDAVLDALGPEVIAVVCPAFPAVGRTLVDGTLLVDGTPVADTSVGRDPVTPVTCSHVPTLLDAPLLRLAPERHPDEWAREARATGSRVVVVDAADDHDLDRVAALTAALGDHAVAVGSAGLAAPLARHWREPAGTALVVVTTLHSATAEQAARLRASGVPTLAPTSRQVLDDAAWAEFTGTALATAAQRPEVLLLQAPERGDGSLRADVVSARLGALTAQLVREGEIAGLVATGGDGARAVLSALGGTGIRVTGHVAPGVPLGTVVGGPNAGLPVATKAGGFGGPDVLTEAAHAVGTTRQRPRNDKE, encoded by the coding sequence ATGACACCGCAGGTGGCGGTGATCGCCGACGACCTCACGGGCGCGGGGGACACCGCGCTGCAGTTCACCGAGGCCGGCTGGACCTCCGAACTGCTGCTGCACACCGGGACGAGCACGGCGGAGGTCGTGGCGGTGACCACCGACTCCCGCGCCCTCGACCCCGCCGAGGCGGCGCAGCGCGTCCGCGACGCCACCGCCGAATTCCTCGGCGCCGGTGTCCCCCGGCTCTACAAGAAGATCGACTCGACGGTGCGCGGCCCGGTGCGCGCCGAGATCGACGCGGTGCTCGACGCCCTCGGGCCCGAAGTGATCGCCGTGGTGTGTCCCGCGTTCCCCGCCGTGGGCCGGACACTCGTGGACGGCACGCTGCTGGTCGACGGCACGCCCGTGGCGGACACCTCGGTGGGGCGTGACCCCGTGACACCCGTGACGTGCAGTCACGTACCGACGTTGCTCGACGCTCCCCTGCTCCGCCTCGCCCCGGAGCGCCACCCCGACGAGTGGGCGCGCGAGGCACGGGCCACGGGAAGCCGGGTCGTGGTCGTCGACGCCGCCGACGACCACGACCTCGACCGTGTCGCCGCCCTGACGGCGGCGCTCGGTGACCACGCCGTCGCCGTCGGCTCGGCAGGGCTGGCCGCCCCGCTGGCCCGGCACTGGAGAGAGCCGGCGGGAACCGCCTTGGTCGTCGTGACCACACTGCATTCGGCGACCGCCGAGCAGGCCGCCCGGCTGCGCGCCTCCGGTGTGCCGACGCTGGCGCCCACATCCCGGCAGGTGCTCGACGACGCCGCATGGGCCGAGTTCACCGGCACGGCGCTGGCCACCGCGGCGCAGCGCCCGGAGGTGTTGCTGCTCCAGGCGCCGGAGCGCGGGGACGGCAGCCTGCGGGCGGACGTCGTGTCGGCCCGGCTCGGCGCGCTCACGGCACAGCTCGTGCGGGAGGGGGAGATCGCAGGGCTGGTGGCCACCGGTGGCGACGGTGCCCGCGCCGTGCTCTCCGCACTCGGCGGCACCGGGATCCGGGTGACCGGGCACGTGGCCCCCGGGGTGCCCCTCGGCACCGTGGTGGGCGGTCCGAACGCGGGACTCCCCGTGGCCACGAAGGCAGGCGGCTTCGGCGGACCGGACGTGTTGACGGAGGCCGCGCACGCGGTCGGGACAACTCGGCAACGACCTCGAAACGACAAGGAGTAA
- a CDS encoding 2-keto-3-deoxygluconate permease, translating to MSSTETSRVPLFATMQRIPGGLMLIPLVLGTLVATLAPGALEIGSFTTGLFKDSATPLIALLIFATGMQVSARSSGPVLAHAGTVLVMKSLIPAALVVLLGVFVGLDGILGVSLLGLLACIDNSNGGLWLAFAGQYGDARDRGAYMASAVNDGPFLTLLFLGASGFGDIPVTDLIAAIVPFLLGVLIGNIDAEWRRVMDPVPNIVIPFFAFALGTGINLGDVVTGGLTGILVGLVVAPFTGFLVYLGYRFILRRGKQSGLGFAAGTTAGNAVATPAIVASADPKFAEYVGTATAQVASSVLVTAILAPLIASYVLKRAGALKTTATPQVEPS from the coding sequence ATGAGCAGTACGGAGACCTCCCGAGTCCCGCTGTTCGCCACGATGCAACGAATCCCGGGTGGGCTCATGCTCATCCCGCTGGTTCTGGGCACGCTCGTCGCGACGCTGGCGCCGGGAGCGCTGGAGATCGGTAGCTTCACCACGGGCCTGTTCAAGGACAGCGCCACCCCGCTCATCGCACTGCTGATCTTCGCGACCGGTATGCAGGTCTCGGCCCGGTCGAGCGGACCCGTCCTCGCACACGCGGGCACCGTGCTGGTCATGAAGAGCCTCATCCCGGCGGCTCTCGTGGTGCTGCTCGGCGTCTTCGTCGGGCTCGACGGCATCCTCGGCGTCTCACTGCTCGGCCTGCTCGCCTGCATCGACAACAGCAACGGCGGGCTGTGGCTCGCCTTCGCGGGACAGTACGGCGACGCGCGCGACCGCGGCGCCTACATGGCGAGCGCGGTGAACGACGGCCCGTTCCTGACCCTGCTCTTCCTCGGCGCGTCCGGCTTCGGCGACATCCCGGTGACGGACCTGATCGCGGCCATCGTCCCGTTCCTGCTGGGCGTGCTCATCGGCAACATCGACGCGGAATGGCGCCGGGTGATGGATCCCGTGCCCAACATCGTCATCCCGTTCTTCGCGTTCGCGCTGGGCACCGGCATCAACCTCGGTGACGTGGTCACGGGTGGCCTGACCGGCATCCTCGTGGGCCTCGTGGTGGCGCCGTTCACCGGCTTCCTCGTCTACCTGGGCTACCGGTTCATCCTGCGCCGCGGCAAGCAGTCCGGCCTCGGCTTCGCGGCGGGCACGACGGCGGGCAACGCCGTCGCCACCCCGGCCATCGTCGCCTCGGCCGACCCGAAGTTCGCCGAGTACGTGGGGACGGCGACCGCACAGGTGGCGTCGTCGGTGCTGGTGACGGCCATCCTCGCTCCCCTGATCGCTTCGTACGTCCTCAAACGCGCCGGGGCACTGAAGACGACCGCCACCCCGCAGGTGGAGCCGTCATGA
- a CDS encoding DUF6292 family protein, translated as MEWELGSVDPVVRGLRNYVRNVVETLGLTGDSSFVQSEPLSLYLAVDGHLPGYPNRDVALLWDEERGWAGALETGCGEDLIVVSYLGGDPLPQPEVVATYTAALLRGEAPGRSEPPAFPGAEVRRGLRWMARMPDLAGSSAGRRGDLPNAPVPARAS; from the coding sequence ATGGAATGGGAACTGGGATCCGTGGATCCCGTCGTGCGGGGACTGCGGAACTACGTTCGCAATGTCGTGGAAACCCTCGGGCTCACCGGTGACTCCTCCTTTGTGCAGTCGGAGCCGTTGAGCCTGTACCTGGCGGTGGACGGGCACCTTCCCGGCTATCCGAACCGCGACGTCGCACTCCTGTGGGACGAGGAGCGAGGCTGGGCCGGCGCGCTGGAGACCGGCTGTGGCGAGGACCTCATCGTCGTGAGCTACCTCGGCGGCGACCCGCTCCCCCAGCCGGAGGTCGTCGCGACCTACACGGCGGCACTGCTGCGGGGAGAGGCGCCGGGCCGGTCGGAGCCGCCCGCGTTCCCGGGCGCGGAAGTGCGCCGCGGGTTGCGGTGGATGGCGCGGATGCCGGACCTCGCCGGTTCGTCGGCGGGGCGGCGCGGGGACCTGCCGAACGCTCCGGTCCCGGCCAGGGCCAGCTGA
- a CDS encoding amidohydrolase family protein encodes MNGFDRRSFLAWLSSGVVAAATLGRGGSVAVAATENAGPDNAGALLLRDATVFDGTGAPARPGTSIVISGDRVVAIGRWNRGESLPDIPGLRVVDCSGRYVIPGLWDLHTHSSDVTPTVPALQLVHGVTGVREMRGSEATHAVRRRIERGELAGPRMVVASNTLDGPDSPVPGATLIDTDDDARDAADRASGEGADLLKVYSFLHSDEHAAIATHAARVGLPFAGHSPSLLPVQEVVRRGQRSVEHNYGMHLSTSRRAEEHFEHLAALPDDPADPQWWGRRAALLEREVFQTYDRGRAADLAGLFVEHGAWHVPTFAVESAYARHPSRFLDDEETQELAARWLPATIRQEWEAMARAWPEWTPERAELELAYLDARLELVGDLAADGAPLGTGTDSGAAYVFPGLATHDELELLVRAGLSPARALLAATRDAARCAGLTDAGTLTAGAKADLLVLDADPLADITHTRRIHAVVARGRHHGPAERQRLFDDIERAAQEDVPLGSTRSTLRCCTPMTG; translated from the coding sequence ATGAACGGTTTCGACAGGCGCTCGTTCCTGGCCTGGTTGAGCAGTGGTGTCGTCGCGGCGGCCACCCTCGGCCGTGGCGGGTCCGTGGCGGTGGCCGCCACCGAGAACGCCGGACCCGACAACGCCGGGGCACTCCTGCTGCGCGACGCCACCGTGTTCGACGGCACCGGCGCACCGGCGAGACCAGGCACCAGCATCGTGATCAGCGGCGACCGCGTCGTGGCGATCGGACGGTGGAACCGTGGCGAGAGCCTGCCCGACATCCCGGGCCTGCGGGTCGTCGACTGTTCGGGCCGCTACGTGATTCCGGGCCTGTGGGACCTGCACACTCACTCCAGCGACGTCACCCCGACGGTGCCGGCGCTGCAGCTCGTGCACGGCGTCACGGGAGTCCGCGAGATGCGAGGTTCGGAGGCGACCCACGCCGTCCGTCGTCGCATCGAGCGCGGTGAGCTCGCCGGACCGCGCATGGTGGTGGCGAGCAACACGCTCGACGGTCCGGATTCCCCCGTCCCCGGCGCCACGCTCATCGACACCGACGACGACGCCCGGGACGCCGCGGATCGCGCCAGCGGCGAGGGAGCCGACCTGCTCAAGGTGTACTCGTTCCTGCACTCCGACGAGCACGCCGCCATCGCCACGCACGCCGCGCGCGTCGGGTTGCCCTTCGCGGGCCACAGTCCGTCCCTGCTGCCGGTGCAGGAGGTCGTGCGCCGGGGGCAGCGCTCCGTCGAGCACAACTACGGCATGCACCTGTCGACGTCGCGGCGGGCCGAGGAGCACTTCGAGCACCTCGCCGCACTCCCCGACGACCCCGCCGATCCACAGTGGTGGGGGCGGCGGGCCGCGTTGCTCGAACGCGAGGTGTTCCAGACCTACGACCGCGGCCGGGCCGCCGACCTCGCCGGGTTGTTCGTCGAGCACGGCGCCTGGCACGTCCCCACGTTCGCCGTCGAGTCCGCCTACGCACGCCATCCGAGCCGGTTCCTCGACGACGAGGAGACGCAGGAGTTGGCCGCGCGGTGGCTGCCCGCCACGATCCGGCAGGAGTGGGAGGCCATGGCCCGCGCGTGGCCGGAGTGGACACCGGAACGCGCGGAGCTCGAACTCGCCTATCTCGACGCCCGCCTGGAGCTCGTCGGCGACCTCGCGGCCGACGGTGCACCCCTCGGTACCGGCACCGACAGCGGGGCCGCGTACGTCTTCCCCGGTCTGGCCACGCACGACGAGCTGGAGCTGTTGGTGCGCGCGGGCCTGTCACCGGCTCGGGCGTTACTGGCCGCCACCCGCGACGCGGCACGCTGCGCGGGCCTGACCGACGCCGGCACGCTCACCGCCGGGGCGAAAGCCGATCTGCTGGTCCTCGACGCCGATCCGCTCGCCGACATCACGCACACGCGCAGGATTCACGCGGTGGTCGCTCGCGGCAGGCACCACGGGCCCGCCGAGCGGCAGCGGTTGTTCGACGACATCGAACGTGCCGCGCAGGAGGACGTTCCCCTCGGCTCGACTCGCTCGACGCTCCGTTGCTGCACCCCGATGACCGGGTGA
- a CDS encoding methionine/alanine import family NSS transporter small subunit: MSTSAIVMLIVSIGLVWGGLVLAILRLRRHPDRRDDDA, from the coding sequence ATGTCGACGAGTGCCATCGTGATGCTCATCGTCTCCATCGGACTCGTGTGGGGTGGCCTCGTGCTGGCGATCCTGCGCCTGCGACGGCATCCGGACCGTCGCGACGACGACGCCTGA